The following proteins are encoded in a genomic region of Bradyrhizobium sp. SK17:
- the rnk gene encoding nucleoside diphosphate kinase regulator — protein sequence MTQSIQNSFSAATLPPIVIAASEALRLSALADSSMAVFPRVAQFLARETDRARVVADDSDLHDVVRMNSRVRYRDDETGDVREVVLVYPHEADIALRRISVLTPVGAALIGLSVGQTIDFQTPSHQTRSVTILAVTHEA from the coding sequence ATGACCCAGAGCATTCAGAACAGTTTTTCCGCCGCCACCTTGCCGCCGATCGTGATCGCCGCGAGCGAAGCGCTGCGCCTCAGCGCGCTGGCCGATTCCAGCATGGCGGTGTTTCCCCGCGTGGCCCAGTTCCTCGCCCGCGAGACCGACCGCGCGCGGGTCGTCGCCGACGATTCCGACCTGCACGACGTGGTCCGCATGAACTCGCGCGTGCGCTACCGCGACGACGAGACCGGCGACGTCAGGGAAGTCGTGCTGGTGTATCCGCATGAAGCCGACATCGCGCTCCGCCGCATCTCGGTGCTGACGCCGGTCGGCGCCGCATTGATCGGATTGTCGGTCGGCCAGACCATCGATTTCCAGACCCCGAGCCACCAGACGCGGTCGGTGACGATCTTGGCTGTGACGCATGAGGCTTAG
- a CDS encoding ketopantoate reductase family protein, giving the protein MARNILILGASYGSLLGTKLLMAGHNVSLVCRKNTADLINREGTEVRIKLRDEKEHRSIFSRDLPGKLDAVTPADVDVSRYDMVGLAMQEPQYTNHTVRVLMIKIAAAKLPCLSIMNMPPLPYLKRIPALAGMDLEEAYTNAQVWERFEPGLVTLCSPDPQAFRPPEEKANVLHVGLPTNFKAAVFADDKHNKVLRELEADIDAVTLDGQDVPVKLKVFDSLFVPLAKWSMLLTGNYRCITPTEPQSIRDAVHGDLTRSQAIYDHVDGIARKLGADPADQVPFAKYAKAAESLLKPSSAARAVAAGAPFIERVDLLVKLISHQLGNPSAEIDRTVETVDQKLNEKIVQGGSGAQ; this is encoded by the coding sequence ATGGCGCGCAACATTCTGATCCTTGGAGCTTCCTACGGCTCCCTGCTGGGGACCAAGCTTCTGATGGCGGGGCACAACGTGTCCCTGGTGTGCCGGAAGAACACCGCGGACCTGATCAACCGCGAGGGCACCGAGGTCCGGATCAAGCTGCGCGACGAGAAGGAGCACCGCTCGATCTTCTCGCGCGACCTGCCGGGCAAGCTCGACGCGGTGACGCCCGCCGACGTCGACGTGTCGCGTTACGACATGGTCGGCCTCGCGATGCAGGAGCCGCAATACACCAACCACACCGTGCGCGTGCTGATGATCAAGATCGCGGCGGCGAAGCTGCCGTGCCTCTCGATCATGAACATGCCGCCGCTGCCGTATCTGAAGCGGATCCCCGCGCTCGCCGGCATGGATCTCGAGGAGGCCTACACCAACGCACAGGTCTGGGAGCGCTTCGAGCCGGGACTGGTGACGCTGTGCTCGCCCGATCCGCAGGCGTTCCGTCCGCCGGAGGAGAAGGCCAATGTGCTGCATGTCGGTCTGCCGACCAATTTCAAGGCCGCCGTGTTCGCCGACGACAAGCACAACAAGGTGCTGCGCGAGCTCGAGGCCGACATCGACGCGGTCACGCTCGACGGCCAGGACGTGCCGGTGAAGCTGAAGGTGTTCGATTCGTTGTTCGTGCCGCTGGCGAAATGGTCGATGCTGCTGACCGGCAATTATCGCTGCATCACGCCGACAGAACCGCAATCGATCCGCGACGCCGTGCATGGCGACCTCACGCGCTCGCAAGCGATCTATGACCATGTCGACGGGATTGCCCGCAAGCTCGGCGCCGATCCGGCGGACCAGGTGCCGTTCGCGAAATATGCCAAGGCGGCGGAAAGCCTGCTCAAGCCGTCATCGGCGGCCCGCGCGGTCGCCGCCGGCGCGCCGTTCATCGAGCGCGTCGACCTCCTGGTGAAGCTGATCTCGCACCAGCTCGGTAACCCCAGCGCCGAGATCGACCGCACGGTCGAGACCGTCGACCAGAAGCTCAACGAGAAGATCGTGCAGGGCGGTTCGGGCGCGCAGTGA
- a CDS encoding TetR/AcrR family transcriptional regulator: MRVSLRDQEGHSSLQVAADPTDRAEEILVSASRLFARHSYANVTMEQVAASVRAVPGALYHYFRDKEDLIFHCYLRGLAIYRHEIEAAAEPGIDGLEIIRRFVRGRLRPEGQRMILFTDIDALAAPYSSEVHARRWQNAALLADVLDRGVADGSISCDEPLLTAVALISMLDWVPFWLSERDYYTRQQAIDAIDDIVTHGVYRRELAIPDMPEPLSLAPFLEARASLNKRAAKFDRMLSIASDSFNRRGASGTSLESIAVDAGMTRAGIYYHFSEKESLLLACLRRGLAGEVGIREHLQQHSLGAFEHTVQRIRLLLMLHDTPCGPKATYHNINYLNDPDRKAYVGQVLASIRQSQSSYECWIDEGRIRRIDTYFAERILTGMVHWYPIWFKIRRDWPSAQVADHFARLFLSGLKPRRHPA; encoded by the coding sequence GTGCGAGTTTCGCTCCGCGATCAGGAAGGGCATTCGAGCTTGCAAGTCGCCGCCGACCCGACGGATCGGGCTGAAGAAATCCTGGTCTCAGCTTCCCGGCTGTTTGCCCGCCACTCCTATGCGAATGTGACGATGGAGCAGGTCGCGGCCTCGGTGCGGGCCGTGCCGGGCGCGCTGTACCACTATTTCCGCGACAAGGAAGATCTGATCTTCCACTGCTACCTGCGCGGGCTGGCGATCTACCGGCACGAGATCGAAGCGGCCGCCGAGCCCGGCATCGACGGGCTCGAGATCATCAGGCGTTTCGTGCGCGGCAGGCTGCGGCCCGAAGGCCAGCGCATGATCCTGTTCACCGATATCGATGCGCTCGCCGCACCCTATAGCAGCGAAGTCCATGCGAGGCGCTGGCAGAATGCCGCGCTGCTGGCCGATGTCCTCGATCGCGGCGTGGCCGACGGCTCGATCAGCTGCGACGAACCGCTGCTGACAGCGGTGGCGCTGATCTCGATGCTGGACTGGGTGCCGTTCTGGCTGTCGGAACGCGACTACTACACGCGTCAGCAGGCGATCGATGCCATCGACGACATCGTCACGCATGGCGTCTACCGGCGCGAGCTCGCGATCCCCGACATGCCCGAGCCGCTCAGCCTCGCCCCGTTCCTCGAGGCGCGCGCCAGCTTGAACAAGCGGGCCGCCAAGTTCGACAGGATGCTGTCGATCGCCTCCGACAGTTTCAACCGAAGGGGCGCGTCAGGCACGTCGCTCGAGAGCATCGCCGTCGATGCCGGCATGACCCGCGCCGGCATCTACTATCACTTCAGCGAGAAAGAGAGCCTGCTGCTGGCCTGCCTGCGGCGCGGTCTCGCCGGCGAGGTCGGCATTCGGGAGCACCTGCAACAGCATAGCCTTGGGGCATTCGAGCACACCGTGCAGAGGATCCGCCTGCTGCTGATGCTGCACGACACACCCTGCGGCCCGAAGGCGACCTACCACAACATCAACTATCTCAACGACCCTGACCGGAAAGCCTATGTCGGACAGGTGCTGGCCTCGATCCGGCAAAGCCAGAGCAGCTATGAGTGCTGGATCGACGAGGGTCGCATCCGCCGCATCGACACATATTTCGCCGAGCGTATTCTAACCGGAATGGTCCATTGGTATCCGATCTGGTTCAAGATCAGGCGTGACTGGCCTTCGGCACAGGTCGCAGATCATTTCGCGCGACTATTCCTGTCGGGCCTCAAGCCGCGTCGGCATCCGGCTTGA